In a genomic window of Candidatus Abyssobacteria bacterium SURF_5:
- a CDS encoding TetR/AcrR family transcriptional regulator, protein MCRRVLFRACRNLTFRTQVHKMNLNSRNRILHMTAQITPQHSKLCRKERERLRRECEILEAAEKVFSRRGFFAAQVSEIAREAEFSVGTLYSFFKSKDEIYKRIVEHKVGEFIQKYRQSVEKTADPLTQIERLIDTKIEYFLANKAFFRIYVSEFRGMGYSFQRELREGVTSLYEGYLSWLSEIFRRGTTCNVFIKVDPDALATAFEAVSNSALVRWLRSGNEGSTDQLASEIKRIFLNGVVLQGICRPEIDSIGREY, encoded by the coding sequence ATGTGCCGGCGCGTACTTTTCAGGGCGTGCCGCAACTTGACTTTCCGAACGCAAGTTCATAAAATGAATCTCAATTCAAGGAATCGGATTCTTCATATGACCGCGCAGATCACCCCCCAACACAGCAAGCTCTGCCGAAAAGAGCGAGAACGACTCCGCCGCGAATGCGAAATCCTGGAGGCAGCCGAGAAGGTTTTCTCCCGCAGGGGTTTCTTTGCCGCGCAAGTGTCGGAGATCGCGAGAGAGGCGGAATTTTCCGTCGGAACCCTATACTCCTTCTTCAAAAGCAAAGACGAAATCTACAAGCGCATCGTCGAGCATAAAGTCGGCGAATTCATTCAAAAATACAGACAATCGGTTGAGAAAACGGCTGATCCTCTGACGCAGATCGAGCGCCTGATCGACACAAAGATAGAATATTTTCTTGCAAACAAGGCGTTTTTCAGGATCTATGTCAGCGAATTTCGAGGCATGGGATACAGTTTTCAGCGAGAGCTGAGAGAAGGAGTGACCTCCTTATATGAAGGCTACCTTAGCTGGCTCTCGGAAATTTTCCGCAGAGGCACGACCTGCAACGTTTTCATCAAGGTCGACCCGGACGCTCTCGCGACGGCATTCGAGGCCGTCAGCAACAGCGCCCTCGTGCGGTGGCTGCGGTCGGGTAACGAGGGTTCAACCGACCAACTGGCGAGTGAGATCAAAAGAATCTTTTTGAATGGGGTTGTTTTGCAGGGAATTTGCCGGCCGGAAATCGATTCGATCGGCCGGGAATATTGA
- a CDS encoding class I SAM-dependent methyltransferase: protein MSFIFKIRDLIRPPELVLAEVDIRPGHHVLDYGCGPGSLTIAAAQIVGESGKVYALDLHEKAIQKVKQRAAANRLKNVQTILADSPAQLDTESVDVVLLYDIFHMLGDQAGILRELHRVLRPDGILSFSDHHMKEKNIMEGVTGGNLFRLKQRGKRTYTFQKIQDGVPE, encoded by the coding sequence ATGTCGTTTATCTTCAAAATCCGGGACCTGATTCGCCCGCCGGAATTGGTGCTGGCCGAAGTCGATATCCGACCGGGACACCACGTGCTCGATTACGGATGCGGACCCGGCAGCCTAACGATTGCGGCGGCCCAAATCGTCGGCGAATCGGGAAAGGTATACGCTCTGGACCTCCATGAAAAGGCGATACAGAAAGTGAAACAACGCGCCGCCGCGAACCGCCTGAAAAATGTTCAGACGATTCTTGCTGATAGTCCCGCTCAACTGGACACGGAATCGGTCGACGTCGTGCTGCTCTATGATATTTTTCATATGCTCGGTGACCAGGCAGGCATCCTGCGAGAACTGCACCGGGTATTACGGCCGGATGGGATCTTGTCGTTCAGCGATCATCACATGAAAGAGAAGAATATCATGGAAGGCGTAACCGGCGGCAACCTGTTTCGGCTGAAACAGCGAGGAAAAAGGACGTATACATTTCAAAAAATTCAAGATGGCGTTCCCGAATAA